The following coding sequences lie in one Natrarchaeobius halalkaliphilus genomic window:
- a CDS encoding GAF domain-containing protein: MIDLSQSQPRTVLYLAASDADAQQSATDLEAVSSGPDRTVASLSTTDLERVDSWAADADCVVFAETPTTEAGATLLEIVEACGSTPVVLFTDAVYAPAAARSTDGVDGYVRRNTDDALSHLADEIEWICSATDEPSSTPSSNAIAMPGEQSTADGQPAEALLESLAAAATQREREPLFELLVDDVADALGTDDCWLSTVHFGELTLRAATTGVPEDLDGLSRNSVLDDALETGDPIRIDDRAADDRLELSIDGANRSVCCVPVSDVGFLCVGEKERAAFDDRDCELLVSYSRVIATLLEWTETESQLTSECDRLRRQRNRLQTRRDQLVNDRNALRTERDRLRARQNRDRALFERLPEPMVRYEIEDDRPVVRNVTDRYTDVFGGDRETVIDTPLDESIASVAPDSRRSAVLEAIERAERRQFTAEIETADGVREFRLTVVAIEAETACERRADSVLEGLIVYRDLTARRRTESELADAHERIETIDTLVEEEVRRPLNVARGFLELAEETGDREHFSEVEAAQDRLLELVDGLAQIASRDRSRSVRLDRDRSESPDRDRLEQPNG; the protein is encoded by the coding sequence ATGATCGATTTATCGCAATCGCAACCGCGGACAGTTCTCTATCTCGCGGCCAGCGACGCGGACGCCCAACAGAGCGCGACCGACCTCGAGGCCGTTTCCTCGGGGCCGGATCGAACGGTCGCCTCGCTGTCGACGACCGATCTCGAGCGGGTGGACAGCTGGGCAGCCGATGCGGACTGCGTCGTCTTCGCTGAGACGCCGACGACGGAGGCCGGAGCGACCTTGCTCGAGATCGTCGAGGCCTGTGGCTCGACGCCGGTCGTGCTCTTTACCGATGCGGTGTACGCGCCGGCCGCGGCACGCTCGACTGACGGGGTGGACGGCTACGTCAGGCGCAACACCGACGACGCTCTTTCCCACCTCGCCGACGAGATCGAATGGATCTGTAGCGCCACGGACGAACCGTCGTCGACTCCCTCGTCGAACGCGATCGCGATGCCCGGGGAGCAATCGACCGCGGACGGCCAACCAGCCGAGGCGCTCCTCGAGTCGCTTGCCGCGGCCGCGACCCAGCGCGAGCGCGAACCGCTGTTCGAACTGCTGGTCGACGACGTCGCTGACGCCCTCGGAACCGACGACTGCTGGCTTTCGACGGTCCACTTCGGTGAATTGACCCTGCGCGCGGCGACGACGGGCGTTCCCGAGGACCTCGACGGGCTGTCGCGAAACAGCGTCCTCGACGATGCGCTCGAGACCGGCGATCCGATCAGGATCGACGATCGGGCGGCCGACGATCGCCTCGAGCTGTCGATCGACGGGGCGAACCGATCGGTGTGTTGTGTCCCCGTTTCTGACGTCGGCTTCCTGTGTGTTGGTGAAAAAGAGCGAGCGGCGTTCGACGACCGCGACTGCGAGCTGCTCGTTTCCTATAGCCGGGTGATCGCCACGCTTCTCGAATGGACCGAAACCGAATCGCAGCTTACGAGCGAGTGCGATCGGCTACGTAGACAGCGAAATCGACTCCAGACGAGGCGAGATCAGCTGGTGAACGATCGCAACGCACTTCGAACGGAGCGAGACCGGCTTCGGGCCCGCCAAAACCGCGACCGGGCACTGTTCGAACGCCTGCCGGAGCCCATGGTTCGATACGAGATCGAAGACGACCGACCGGTCGTCCGGAACGTTACGGATCGCTACACCGACGTCTTCGGAGGCGATCGCGAGACGGTGATCGACACCCCTCTCGACGAGAGCATCGCCTCCGTGGCTCCAGACTCCCGCCGATCCGCCGTTCTCGAGGCGATCGAACGAGCCGAACGTCGACAGTTCACAGCCGAGATCGAAACCGCCGACGGCGTTCGCGAGTTCCGCCTCACCGTGGTCGCCATCGAGGCAGAGACGGCCTGCGAACGGCGGGCCGATTCCGTCCTCGAGGGGCTGATCGTCTACAGGGATCTCACGGCGCGCCGGCGCACCGAGTCTGAACTGGCCGACGCCCACGAGCGCATAGAAACCATCGACACGCTGGTCGAGGAGGAGGTTCGACGACCGCTGAACGTCGCTCGTGGATTTCTCGAACTCGCAGAGGAGACCGGCGACCGAGAACACTTTTCGGAGGTCGAAGCTGCACAGGATCGACTCCTGGAACTCGTCGACGGACTGGCCCAGATCGCAAGCAGGGATCGTAGCCGATCGGTACGACTGGATCGCGATCGCTCCGAGTCACCGGATCGCGATCGATTAGAGCAACCAAATGGGTGA
- the thiE gene encoding thiamine phosphate synthase, giving the protein MNFPNWRTYLVTQASVSAGRPTDEIVSEAIDGGIDAVQLREKGTEAVSRYELGLEVRERTAEAGVDLIVNDRIDIAAAIDADGVHVGQSDLPVAVARELLGPDAIVGCSAATVEEAGQAEADGADYLGIGTIYGTASKEVEEYKDGVGPDRVAAIADAVSIPVVGIGGVTAENAAPIVEAGAVGVAVISEITAADEPRAATEALARAVETAKDPEGDGDSR; this is encoded by the coding sequence ATGAATTTTCCGAACTGGCGAACCTACCTCGTCACTCAGGCATCCGTCTCGGCGGGGAGGCCGACCGACGAGATCGTCTCCGAGGCTATCGACGGCGGAATCGATGCCGTACAACTCCGCGAGAAGGGAACCGAGGCGGTCTCGCGATACGAACTCGGCCTCGAGGTGCGCGAACGCACCGCCGAGGCCGGCGTGGATCTGATCGTCAACGACCGGATCGACATCGCAGCGGCGATCGATGCCGACGGCGTCCACGTCGGCCAGTCCGATCTTCCGGTCGCGGTCGCTCGAGAGCTACTCGGCCCGGACGCGATCGTGGGTTGCTCAGCGGCGACCGTCGAGGAGGCCGGGCAGGCCGAAGCCGACGGTGCGGATTATCTCGGTATCGGAACGATTTACGGAACGGCCTCGAAGGAGGTCGAAGAGTACAAAGACGGCGTCGGACCCGATCGCGTCGCCGCAATCGCGGACGCGGTATCGATCCCGGTCGTCGGGATCGGTGGCGTGACGGCCGAAAACGCCGCCCCAATCGTGGAAGCCGGGGCGGTCGGCGTGGCCGTCATCTCCGAGATCACGGCGGCCGACGAGCCACGAGCCGCGACGGAGGCGCTTGCACGCGCCGTCGAAACCGCGAAGGATCCCGAGGGCGACGGTGACAGTCGATGA